One Thermicanus aegyptius DSM 12793 DNA segment encodes these proteins:
- a CDS encoding carboxypeptidase M32 has translation MATLEKTVQSFKELVKKMKHYNEAISLIYWDLRTGAPKKGVKQRSQVIGTLSSEVFRMATSDEMKEYLDVLGEEVEGGDMDEVTRAMVREAKKEYDLAVKIPPERHQAFVVLTSQAEAVWEDAKKNSDFSLLQPYLEKIVAFQKEFIGYWGYKDHPYDTLLDQYEPGITVKELDPLFANLRAKIVPMVQAVTSSPVKPKVEIVKQPYPIEQQRAFCHFILDKMGYDFEAGRLDRTAHPFAIGLNPKDVRVTNRYNPNDIREAIFGAIHEGGHALYEQNIDPKLTGTNLADGTSMGIHESQSRFYENIIGRSLPFWQAYFDDLKRYFPRQLEGVQVEDFHFAVNESIPSLIRTESDELTYNLHIMIRYELEKRLISGELQVAELPGVWNEMMKEYLGIVPEKDSEGVLQDIHWAGGSFGYFPSYSLGNLYAAQLEHQLRIEHPDYEEKIRNGEIRFVREWLTEKVHRYGKMLRPREIILKATGEPLNARYLTDYLEKKYKALYHLG, from the coding sequence TTGGCTACTTTGGAGAAAACCGTTCAGTCCTTTAAAGAGCTGGTCAAAAAGATGAAACATTACAATGAAGCGATCAGTCTCATCTATTGGGATCTCAGGACCGGTGCACCAAAGAAGGGGGTGAAACAGCGTTCCCAGGTAATCGGTACCCTCTCTTCCGAAGTTTTTCGGATGGCGACTTCCGACGAGATGAAGGAATACCTGGATGTGCTCGGTGAGGAAGTAGAGGGGGGCGACATGGATGAAGTGACGCGGGCAATGGTTCGGGAAGCGAAGAAGGAATACGACCTCGCCGTGAAAATTCCCCCGGAACGGCATCAAGCCTTTGTCGTTCTCACCTCCCAAGCCGAGGCGGTGTGGGAAGATGCCAAGAAGAATTCGGATTTCTCCCTCCTTCAACCCTATTTGGAGAAAATCGTCGCATTTCAGAAGGAGTTTATCGGATATTGGGGGTATAAAGATCACCCGTACGATACCCTGCTGGATCAATATGAACCGGGAATCACGGTGAAGGAACTGGACCCGCTTTTCGCCAATCTAAGGGCAAAGATCGTTCCCATGGTTCAAGCGGTTACTTCGTCCCCTGTAAAGCCAAAGGTGGAGATCGTAAAACAGCCTTATCCCATCGAACAACAGAGAGCTTTTTGCCACTTCATACTCGATAAAATGGGATATGATTTCGAAGCAGGCAGGCTGGATCGTACGGCTCATCCCTTCGCCATCGGCTTGAATCCCAAAGATGTCCGGGTGACCAACCGATATAACCCAAACGACATCCGGGAAGCGATCTTCGGGGCGATCCACGAAGGAGGGCATGCCCTCTATGAGCAAAACATCGACCCGAAACTGACCGGCACCAATTTGGCCGACGGTACTTCAATGGGAATCCACGAATCCCAGTCTCGTTTCTACGAAAATATCATCGGAAGAAGCCTTCCCTTCTGGCAGGCGTATTTCGATGATTTAAAGAGATACTTCCCCCGGCAATTGGAAGGGGTACAGGTGGAGGATTTCCATTTTGCGGTAAACGAATCGATCCCCTCCCTCATTCGAACCGAATCGGATGAGTTGACCTATAACCTTCACATCATGATTCGCTACGAATTGGAAAAGCGACTCATCAGCGGAGAGCTTCAGGTGGCGGAACTGCCCGGTGTCTGGAATGAGATGATGAAAGAATACTTAGGAATCGTCCCGGAAAAGGATTCGGAAGGGGTTCTGCAAGACATCCACTGGGCCGGAGGAAGTTTTGGATACTTTCCCTCCTATTCGTTGGGTAACCTTTACGCAGCCCAATTGGAACATCAATTGCGGATCGAGCATCCCGATTATGAGGAGAAAATCAGAAACGGCGAGATCCGTTTCGTCCGGGAATGGTTAACGGAGAAGGTTCACCGATACGGAAAAATGCTTCGCCCCCGCGAAATCATTCTCAAAGCCACGGGGGAACCGTTAAACGCCCGATACTTAACCGATTATCTGGAGAAAAAGTATAAAGCGCTTTATCACTTGGGATAA
- the thpR gene encoding RNA 2',3'-cyclic phosphodiesterase, translating into MHENKARVFIAIPFPSDQRPLISSWMEKAKKKISFKRWVHRDDLHITLQFLGDTPAELLPSIRKKLHLLVQEKPPFSLLLTGLGFFGKKEAPRVLWGAVDGVEDSFKQLFTLRQKVVQSMEEIGFQPEERPYRPHLTLARHYMEGEAPFPPLHELERGIPPFPASKEAPLPFLVNEIILYKTHFGQTPMYEVLDRFPLKGPSSPHQ; encoded by the coding sequence TTGCATGAAAATAAAGCACGGGTATTTATCGCCATCCCCTTTCCCAGTGATCAGCGCCCCCTGATATCCTCCTGGATGGAAAAAGCTAAGAAGAAGATATCCTTCAAACGATGGGTCCATCGGGATGACCTTCACATCACCCTTCAGTTCCTCGGAGATACCCCCGCAGAACTTCTTCCATCGATTCGTAAGAAACTGCACCTTCTCGTCCAGGAGAAGCCTCCCTTTTCGCTTCTCCTTACCGGGTTAGGCTTTTTCGGAAAGAAAGAGGCGCCTCGTGTTTTGTGGGGGGCTGTGGATGGCGTGGAGGACTCGTTCAAGCAGCTTTTCACGTTACGGCAAAAGGTGGTTCAATCGATGGAAGAGATCGGATTTCAACCGGAGGAGAGACCGTACCGGCCCCATCTCACCCTCGCCCGCCATTATATGGAAGGGGAGGCCCCCTTTCCACCCCTTCATGAGCTGGAAAGGGGAATTCCTCCCTTTCCGGCTTCAAAAGAGGCGCCTTTGCCTTTCCTTGTGAACGAGATCATTCTTTACAAAACCCATTTTGGGCAAACCCCCATGTATGAGGTCTTGGACCGATTTCCCTTAAAAGGTCCCTCTTCCCCTCATCAATAA
- a CDS encoding DUF423 domain-containing protein, producing the protein MRFFLFLGSILMFFAVALGAFGAHGLKGKIPDDLLTIYQTGVHYQMIHGLGIILVAILLGRFTGNGLIGGAGWSFFIGILLFSGSLYAIAFTGVRILGMITPFGGVAFLLGWLLLGIAALRV; encoded by the coding sequence ATGAGATTTTTTCTATTTTTGGGGTCCATCCTCATGTTTTTTGCGGTGGCCCTCGGGGCGTTCGGCGCTCACGGATTGAAAGGAAAGATCCCGGATGATCTTCTGACCATCTACCAGACGGGAGTTCATTATCAGATGATCCATGGTTTGGGGATCATTTTGGTCGCCATCCTTTTGGGGCGCTTTACCGGAAATGGGCTTATCGGTGGGGCCGGATGGTCTTTTTTCATCGGCATTCTCCTCTTTTCAGGAAGCCTGTATGCGATCGCTTTTACCGGAGTGAGAATTTTGGGCATGATTACCCCTTTTGGAGGTGTTGCCTTTCTCTTGGGTTGGCTTCTCTTAGGGATTGCAGCGCTAAGGGTTTAA
- a CDS encoding glutamate-5-semialdehyde dehydrogenase, with product METDILKEKVLHRARLAKEASKKLGSLSSVEKRKGLLLMGEALWKHREEIYEANRMDLQRAKEAGMAEGRQDRLRITEERLKGIIRGLEQVAALPDPVGEVLERIERPNGLQIEKVRVPFGVIAMIYESRPNVTVDAVALALKTGNAVVLKGGREALQSNSALVHVLREGLKGTEIPLEAIQLIGETEREAVEILIRAKGLVDLAIPRGGAGLIQMVIERSLVPVIETGVGNCHIYVDRAADMDKATSILINGKTQRPSVCNAAETLLVHREIAERWLPLAARELHRRGVELRGCPETVSILNEAGFTEVKEATEEDYATEFLDLILAVKVVNSVEEAVEHIEKYGTKHSEAIVTEDGEAARLFLNHVDAAAVYHNASTRFTDGFEFGFGAEMGISTQKLHARGPMGLKELTSYKYIIHGNGQIRE from the coding sequence ATGGAGACGGATATTTTGAAAGAGAAAGTTTTGCATCGGGCCCGGTTGGCAAAAGAGGCTTCCAAGAAATTGGGGAGCCTTTCTTCCGTGGAGAAGAGGAAGGGGCTTCTCCTCATGGGTGAAGCCCTATGGAAACATAGGGAAGAGATCTATGAGGCCAACCGGATGGATCTACAAAGAGCCAAGGAAGCAGGGATGGCGGAAGGGCGTCAGGATCGCTTGCGCATAACCGAAGAGAGATTAAAGGGGATAATCCGGGGATTAGAGCAGGTGGCTGCTCTTCCTGATCCGGTAGGGGAGGTATTGGAACGCATCGAACGGCCAAACGGCTTACAGATCGAGAAAGTTCGGGTTCCATTCGGCGTCATCGCGATGATTTACGAATCACGCCCAAACGTAACCGTAGATGCGGTTGCTCTGGCCTTAAAGACGGGGAATGCCGTCGTGCTGAAGGGGGGAAGAGAGGCGCTTCAGTCCAACTCGGCATTGGTTCATGTTTTGCGAGAGGGATTAAAAGGAACGGAGATTCCGTTGGAGGCGATCCAACTGATCGGTGAGACGGAACGGGAAGCGGTAGAGATTCTGATTCGGGCCAAAGGGCTGGTTGATCTCGCCATCCCCAGGGGGGGAGCCGGTTTAATTCAAATGGTGATTGAGCGCTCCCTCGTTCCCGTCATCGAAACGGGCGTTGGCAATTGTCACATTTATGTGGATCGTGCGGCAGATATGGATAAAGCGACGTCCATCCTTATCAACGGGAAAACCCAGCGGCCTTCCGTGTGCAACGCAGCCGAGACCCTTTTGGTTCATCGGGAGATCGCGGAGCGGTGGCTGCCTTTGGCGGCTCGGGAACTTCATCGGCGGGGAGTGGAGCTCAGGGGTTGTCCGGAGACGGTATCGATCTTAAATGAGGCCGGTTTTACAGAGGTGAAGGAGGCAACGGAAGAAGATTATGCCACCGAATTTCTTGATTTGATATTGGCTGTAAAAGTGGTGAATAGCGTCGAAGAAGCCGTTGAGCACATTGAAAAATACGGGACCAAACATTCGGAAGCCATCGTTACCGAAGATGGGGAAGCTGCTCGCCTCTTCCTCAACCATGTAGATGCTGCCGCCGTTTACCATAATGCTTCCACCCGTTTTACCGACGGTTTCGAATTTGGTTTCGGAGCAGAGATGGGAATTTCTACCCAAAAACTTCATGCTCGGGGTCCCATGGGGTTGAAGGAATTAACCAGTTATAAATATATCATCCATGGAAACGGTCAGATTCGGGAGTGA
- a CDS encoding toprim domain-containing protein has protein sequence MEKKVLIVEGKTDRDRLLEVLDEPVTFVLTYGTLSQEKIEELILPVEQEEVYIFVDADEAGMKLRKELKQLLPNAKHLYTRKGYREIAETPLDYLAWILKENHFLVKYDAPLLEG, from the coding sequence ATGGAGAAGAAGGTTCTCATCGTTGAGGGAAAAACGGATCGGGATCGGTTGTTAGAAGTTTTGGATGAACCGGTTACCTTTGTTCTTACTTATGGGACATTAAGTCAGGAAAAGATCGAGGAATTGATCCTTCCCGTTGAGCAGGAAGAGGTTTATATTTTTGTGGATGCCGATGAAGCCGGGATGAAATTGCGAAAGGAATTAAAACAACTGCTTCCCAATGCGAAACATCTGTACACCCGTAAGGGATATAGGGAGATTGCCGAGACGCCCCTTGATTATCTGGCTTGGATCTTGAAGGAAAATCACTTTCTCGTAAAATATGATGCTCCATTGTTGGAAGGATAG
- a CDS encoding nicotinate phosphoribosyltransferase, translated as MNENLTLLTDFYQLNMMYAHYKQGNLKKKVVFDLFFRSIPCQNGYAIAAGLEQAVEYVKSLHFTDEDLAYLRKVGRYDDGFLKLLANFRFTGDLWAIPEGTFVFPHEPLIRVEANILEAHLLETALLNIINHQTLIATKAARVVHAAGTDPVLEFGLRRAQGPDAGVYGARATYIAGVSSTSNVLAGKKFGIPISGTNSHAYVLSFSNELDSFRSYLETFPDQAVLVVDTYDTLYSGVPHAITAFKELFARLGREPKSYGIRLDSGDLAYLSKEARRKLDEAGFKNAKIFASGDLDENLIRDLKMQGAKIDAWGVGTHLITSRDCPSLGGVYKLSAEEEKGVYQPRIKVSENPDKITNPGVKKVVRFISEETGKALADLIMLADEENPKGNYEIFHPIYTMKRKWLRHYRIEELLLPIFRQGELVYSLPTLEEIRKRVAEQGKMFAPEILRLTNPHEYHVDLSKKLWDLKNELIQKAKREREVES; from the coding sequence TTGAACGAGAACCTTACGTTGTTGACGGATTTTTATCAGCTCAATATGATGTATGCCCATTATAAACAGGGAAACCTGAAGAAGAAGGTAGTTTTTGACCTTTTTTTTCGTTCGATTCCTTGCCAGAATGGCTATGCGATCGCAGCCGGATTAGAACAAGCCGTTGAATATGTAAAATCATTGCATTTTACCGATGAAGACCTGGCTTACCTCCGCAAAGTGGGCCGTTACGATGATGGATTTCTCAAACTATTGGCCAATTTTCGCTTCACGGGTGATCTTTGGGCCATTCCGGAAGGGACCTTTGTTTTTCCCCATGAGCCTTTGATCCGGGTGGAGGCAAATATTTTAGAAGCCCATCTCCTTGAGACCGCGTTATTGAACATTATCAACCATCAAACCCTTATTGCGACAAAAGCAGCCCGGGTGGTTCACGCGGCGGGAACGGATCCGGTGCTAGAATTTGGTCTTCGCCGTGCCCAAGGGCCCGACGCCGGGGTGTATGGGGCGCGAGCCACCTACATTGCGGGAGTTAGTTCCACCTCCAATGTGTTGGCCGGGAAAAAATTTGGCATTCCGATTTCGGGAACCAATTCCCATGCTTACGTCTTAAGCTTCAGCAACGAATTGGATTCATTCCGCTCGTATCTGGAGACGTTTCCTGATCAAGCCGTCTTAGTCGTCGACACATATGACACCTTATATTCCGGCGTACCCCATGCGATTACCGCTTTTAAAGAGCTTTTTGCCCGCCTGGGCAGGGAACCGAAAAGCTACGGAATTCGCCTCGACTCCGGTGATTTGGCCTATCTCTCCAAGGAGGCACGCAGGAAATTGGATGAGGCAGGCTTTAAAAACGCCAAAATCTTCGCCTCCGGCGATTTGGACGAGAATTTAATTCGGGACCTGAAGATGCAAGGGGCGAAGATCGATGCATGGGGAGTCGGGACGCATCTTATAACCTCTCGGGATTGTCCTTCCCTGGGGGGAGTCTACAAACTAAGCGCCGAAGAGGAAAAGGGGGTTTACCAACCTCGGATCAAGGTGAGCGAAAATCCGGATAAGATTACAAATCCCGGAGTGAAAAAGGTGGTTCGCTTCATCTCGGAAGAGACCGGGAAAGCTTTAGCCGACCTCATCATGTTGGCGGACGAAGAAAATCCGAAGGGGAATTATGAGATCTTCCATCCGATCTATACGATGAAGAGGAAGTGGTTGCGGCACTATCGCATAGAAGAATTGCTTCTACCTATCTTTCGACAGGGGGAATTGGTTTACTCTCTCCCAACACTGGAAGAGATTCGGAAGCGGGTCGCAGAACAGGGAAAAATGTTCGCTCCTGAAATCTTGCGGCTTACGAATCCCCACGAGTACCACGTCGATTTATCCAAAAAACTTTGGGACTTGAAAAACGAATTGATCCAAAAGGCAAAAAGGGAAAGGGAAGTGGAGTCGTGA
- the proB gene encoding glutamate 5-kinase, whose translation MVSRMVVKIGSHSVTDEKGALSEGKMEELVKQITALRDKGIQVILVSSGAVAAGLGELGWRRSNITIPEKQAAAAVGQGLLIEKYRSLFAARGIRIAQLLLTRSDTEDRKRFIHIRNTLETLLRHGVLPIVNENDTVTVEEIRFGDNDTLAGLVTLVTEADLLVLMTDIDALYTANPRIHKEAKPIPEVWEITPELVKMAGGEGSSVGTGGMRTKLNAARIVTESGVEMVIISSSIPDGLIRIVEGEPLGTRFHPHPRFTGKKSWIAYGTRVQGSLTLDDGAVAALQKRGRSLLFPGILSVEGDFHEGAVVSMKNREGEAIGKGMVSFSSYDLKILLERERSGEKIQSLHEVIHRDAMVIYESIEGSSS comes from the coding sequence TATCCGAAGGAAAAATGGAAGAATTGGTCAAGCAAATCACAGCCTTGCGTGATAAAGGGATTCAAGTCATCCTGGTTTCATCGGGGGCTGTTGCGGCCGGTTTAGGGGAATTAGGATGGAGGCGCTCCAACATTACGATTCCGGAAAAGCAGGCCGCCGCAGCTGTAGGCCAAGGCCTGCTGATCGAAAAATACAGAAGTTTGTTCGCGGCAAGGGGAATCCGCATTGCTCAGCTTCTTCTCACCCGTTCCGATACGGAAGATCGCAAACGGTTTATTCATATCCGAAATACATTGGAGACCTTGCTTCGCCATGGAGTTCTTCCCATCGTAAATGAGAATGATACGGTGACGGTAGAAGAGATTCGTTTTGGCGACAACGATACATTGGCCGGCCTCGTCACCCTGGTGACGGAGGCGGATCTTCTTGTTCTCATGACCGACATCGATGCCCTCTATACCGCCAATCCCAGGATTCACAAGGAGGCGAAGCCCATCCCGGAAGTCTGGGAAATTACCCCTGAGCTGGTGAAGATGGCAGGAGGAGAGGGGAGTTCCGTGGGGACAGGGGGAATGAGGACCAAGCTGAATGCAGCCCGCATCGTCACCGAATCGGGGGTGGAAATGGTGATCATCTCAAGCTCCATTCCCGACGGATTAATTCGCATCGTCGAAGGGGAGCCTCTCGGGACTCGTTTTCACCCCCACCCCCGCTTTACCGGTAAGAAGTCTTGGATCGCTTACGGTACCCGGGTTCAGGGAAGCCTTACCCTTGACGATGGGGCGGTAGCAGCCCTTCAGAAGAGAGGACGGAGCCTCTTGTTCCCTGGAATCCTGAGCGTCGAAGGAGATTTCCATGAAGGAGCCGTCGTATCCATGAAAAATCGGGAAGGGGAGGCGATTGGCAAAGGGATGGTTAGTTTTTCAAGTTACGATTTAAAAATTCTTCTGGAACGGGAACGTTCCGGTGAAAAGATTCAATCCCTCCATGAGGTGATCCATCGAGATGCGATGGTCATTTATGAATCGATCGAAGGATCGTCATCCTAG
- a CDS encoding dicarboxylate/amino acid:cation symporter: MKNNLIEALVTNWVSIVVTIAMIALLYILAKQHVKFGTRVLISLGLGILAGIFFHQFDFAVDSVKTVGQIFVNLIKMIVMPLVFTAIITSIMTISNPNQLRKIGVKTIGLFLLTTGLAAIIGIIVSLLFHPGTGVNLSLPADFKQREIPSFWQVILDLTPVNPVNDLAQGKVVPAIIFALFLAVAMVQVGAKKPEVVEPVRRFFESFLQIMYQVTKYIIRLTPYGVYALVASMAASYGAETLMPLISLIAATYVALFLHFVIVFGGMVSLWGRVNPIKFFRKIYPMMVVAFTTRSSFATLPINLEVMVKRLRISERIASFVAPLGTTMNYNGCGGVWPAVVAVFVAEAYGVPLGITDYVVLVLVAMISSVGVAGVPGPASISTTVVLTALGLPLEGLGLVLAIDALVDMGRTLVNRTGDPVIALIIARQEKEFDQEAFDRDEEDELETSIA, translated from the coding sequence TTGAAGAATAACCTCATTGAGGCTTTGGTTACCAACTGGGTGAGCATCGTTGTAACCATCGCAATGATTGCTCTTTTATACATTTTAGCCAAACAACATGTAAAATTCGGAACACGCGTTCTGATCTCTTTGGGATTGGGAATTCTAGCCGGCATTTTCTTTCATCAATTTGATTTTGCTGTCGATAGTGTAAAGACCGTTGGTCAGATTTTCGTCAATTTGATTAAAATGATCGTGATGCCCCTTGTTTTCACCGCCATCATCACCAGCATCATGACCATCTCTAATCCAAACCAACTGCGGAAGATCGGTGTAAAAACGATTGGCCTCTTTCTACTGACCACAGGATTGGCCGCCATCATCGGAATCATCGTTTCTCTTCTTTTCCATCCCGGAACAGGAGTGAACCTCTCCTTACCCGCCGATTTTAAGCAGCGGGAGATCCCCTCTTTCTGGCAGGTCATCTTAGACTTAACGCCCGTCAATCCCGTAAACGATCTGGCACAGGGGAAAGTTGTCCCTGCCATCATCTTTGCCCTCTTTTTAGCGGTGGCGATGGTACAGGTAGGAGCAAAGAAACCGGAGGTGGTAGAGCCGGTCCGCCGTTTTTTTGAATCGTTTCTGCAAATAATGTACCAGGTAACCAAGTACATTATCCGTCTAACCCCTTATGGCGTCTATGCTTTGGTCGCTTCCATGGCGGCCAGCTACGGCGCGGAGACGCTCATGCCCCTTATTAGTCTTATTGCCGCCACTTACGTCGCCCTCTTTTTACACTTTGTCATCGTATTTGGTGGAATGGTTTCATTATGGGGAAGAGTTAATCCGATCAAGTTTTTCCGTAAGATTTATCCCATGATGGTGGTTGCTTTTACCACCCGGAGCAGCTTCGCCACCTTGCCCATTAACCTTGAAGTGATGGTAAAAAGGCTTCGGATCTCCGAGCGGATCGCAAGTTTCGTCGCACCTTTGGGGACAACCATGAATTATAACGGATGCGGCGGAGTATGGCCCGCGGTCGTCGCCGTCTTTGTGGCAGAAGCGTATGGCGTACCCTTAGGGATCACCGATTATGTGGTTTTGGTCTTGGTAGCCATGATCTCATCCGTGGGGGTCGCCGGCGTTCCGGGCCCCGCATCCATTTCAACGACGGTGGTTTTAACCGCTCTAGGACTCCCCCTCGAAGGATTGGGATTAGTTCTTGCCATCGACGCTCTGGTGGATATGGGAAGGACTCTGGTCAATCGGACGGGAGACCCGGTGATCGCACTGATTATTGCCCGTCAGGAAAAAGAATTTGATCAGGAAGCGTTTGATCGGGATGAAGAGGATGAATTGGAGACCAGCATCGCTTAA
- a CDS encoding tetracycline resistance MFS efflux pump, producing the protein MKKKMGIIMGILITTFTGFGMIIPVMPVLISETVGDPATSSSAPFHLGMLLALYSAVSFFLSPIWGRLSDRYGRRPIILTGLIGFGVSFLLFGLSSGNLFLMYLSRILGGFFSGATTASAVAYVADITTDEERTKYMGLVGMSIGLGFILGPAVGGIAGHLDAAIPFFIAAGLSFITFLFSIPYLTESLTAARRMELAGEGTSRWAAFTGPSKYLYILSFFVTFTLAGLESTLQYFEAIKIKAGTLDIGIMFMINGVVGAFIQGGVVRRIKKGSEPRFILLGLLLSALGFTLINFSMDFWTATLFVAIFGTGNAFLRPNVTSLITQKTTVGQGVASGLNSSMDSLGRIVGPLLGSTLFSVNIYYPYISGALLSILAIGLLYGFLASDRRVNEIKTA; encoded by the coding sequence ATGAAGAAAAAAATGGGGATTATTATGGGAATCCTGATTACGACCTTTACCGGCTTCGGGATGATCATTCCCGTAATGCCCGTTCTCATCAGCGAAACCGTGGGAGATCCGGCAACCTCCAGTTCGGCCCCTTTTCACTTGGGAATGCTCCTGGCCCTCTACTCCGCCGTCTCCTTTTTTCTTTCCCCCATATGGGGGAGATTATCCGATCGATATGGACGAAGGCCGATCATCTTAACCGGCTTAATCGGCTTTGGGGTAAGCTTCCTTCTTTTTGGCCTCTCTTCCGGGAATCTTTTTCTCATGTATCTTTCCCGCATCTTGGGAGGCTTTTTCTCAGGTGCGACTACCGCGAGCGCAGTGGCCTATGTGGCCGATATTACCACCGATGAAGAGAGGACCAAATACATGGGTCTGGTCGGCATGTCCATCGGTCTGGGCTTCATCCTCGGTCCTGCCGTCGGTGGGATCGCAGGGCATCTCGATGCGGCGATTCCTTTCTTTATCGCCGCCGGGCTTTCCTTCATCACTTTTCTCTTCTCCATTCCTTATTTGACCGAGTCCCTTACGGCGGCGCGCCGCATGGAACTTGCAGGAGAGGGAACTTCCAGGTGGGCCGCCTTTACGGGCCCCTCCAAATACCTCTATATTCTTTCGTTTTTCGTCACCTTTACGTTGGCCGGCTTGGAGAGTACATTGCAATACTTTGAAGCGATAAAAATCAAAGCCGGGACTTTAGATATCGGGATCATGTTCATGATCAACGGGGTGGTCGGAGCATTCATTCAAGGGGGAGTGGTACGCCGGATCAAGAAGGGAAGCGAGCCCCGGTTTATTTTGTTGGGTTTATTGCTTTCCGCCCTGGGCTTCACCCTGATTAATTTTTCCATGGACTTTTGGACGGCGACCCTTTTTGTGGCCATCTTCGGGACAGGGAATGCCTTTCTCAGGCCGAATGTAACCTCCCTTATCACCCAGAAAACCACCGTAGGTCAAGGCGTGGCCTCCGGACTCAATTCATCCATGGATAGCTTGGGAAGGATCGTAGGGCCCCTGCTTGGCTCCACCTTGTTTAGTGTGAACATCTATTATCCTTATATTTCCGGAGCCCTTCTCTCCATTCTGGCCATCGGGCTGCTTTATGGTTTTTTGGCAAGCGATCGTCGGGTGAATGAGATAAAAACCGCCTAG
- a CDS encoding SPL family radical SAM protein produces the protein MNIHDKNAKTILTPAGGYLSGYSHSLNPYMGCPFACSYCYVRQLPVSLFREEPWGSWIEIKRNAATLLPGEIRKARKKGPVTLFMSSATDPYQPLEYKERITQALIQAMLEEPPDFLFVQTRSPLVVRDLPFFRQFGERIRVSMTIETDLENIRKHFTPKAPPLRARLRALRTLTEAGIPTQATIAPMLPFSRKFPSILKEVTQRVALDDFFMGDGARGKRTERLGIRKLFHEIHQERWFDPEAWKKVYPLLKEAFPEITLLVSKKGFKPGGKTVLH, from the coding sequence TTGAACATTCATGATAAAAATGCGAAAACGATTTTAACCCCTGCCGGAGGATATCTCAGTGGTTACTCCCATTCCCTCAATCCCTACATGGGATGCCCTTTTGCCTGTTCCTACTGCTATGTTCGCCAACTCCCCGTCTCCCTTTTTCGGGAAGAACCTTGGGGTTCATGGATTGAAATAAAAAGGAATGCGGCTACGCTTCTTCCCGGAGAGATTCGGAAAGCGAGAAAGAAGGGGCCGGTTACCCTCTTTATGTCCTCGGCCACCGATCCGTATCAACCCTTGGAATATAAAGAAAGAATCACCCAAGCATTGATTCAGGCAATGCTGGAAGAGCCACCCGATTTTCTCTTTGTTCAGACCCGTTCCCCCCTCGTGGTACGCGACCTTCCCTTCTTTCGTCAATTCGGAGAAAGGATTCGGGTTAGTATGACGATCGAAACGGATCTAGAGAATATTAGGAAACATTTCACGCCAAAGGCACCCCCTTTACGAGCCCGACTTCGTGCCTTAAGAACACTAACCGAAGCAGGCATTCCCACTCAGGCAACCATTGCCCCAATGTTGCCTTTTAGTCGAAAGTTCCCTTCCATTCTTAAGGAAGTCACCCAGCGGGTGGCATTAGATGATTTCTTTATGGGAGATGGGGCAAGGGGAAAAAGGACGGAGCGATTGGGGATTCGAAAGTTATTTCATGAAATCCATCAAGAACGGTGGTTTGATCCGGAAGCCTGGAAGAAAGTTTACCCCCTTTTGAAGGAGGCGTTTCCTGAAATTACATTGCTCGTTTCCAAAAAAGGGTTCAAACCTGGCGGAAAAACGGTGCTTCATTGA